One Polyodon spathula isolate WHYD16114869_AA chromosome 46, ASM1765450v1, whole genome shotgun sequence genomic window carries:
- the LOC121306114 gene encoding uncharacterized protein LOC121306114 isoform X1 has translation MKDKGKEQLTHEGKLVLCTEKVKVYPEIKRRQLSQDRGNGSTSIVLSLFLVPGRKLKSLYFVLVLEAVQIMIAIVTIGCGVILMLSPPSLVMITRIPFGTSLMFLFSGALSIAVERFRKVLQVCVCINIVSFIYAGIGIILYSVDLSFWNSYTTSTALNLTTAEIKGLMCMLAVLELCITAALLKSRLATTPTSPEND, from the exons ATGAAAGACAAAGGGAAAGAGCAGCTTACCCATGAAGGGAAACTAGTCCTGTGCACGGAGAAAGTGAAGGTATACCCGGAGATAAAGAGACGCCAGCTTTCCCAGGACCGGGGAAACGGATCCACCAGCATTGTTTTAAGTCTGTTTTTAGTCCCTGGTCGTAAATTAAAATCGCTTTACTTTGTTTTGGTATTGGAGGCGGTTCAGATAATGATCGCGATTGTGACCATTGGATGTGGAGTGATCCTGATGCTGTCTCCCCCTTCTTTGGTCATGATTACAAGAATTCCCTTTGGGACCAGCTTAATG tttttgttttccGGCGCCTTGTCCATTGCTGTTGAAAGATTTCGAAAAGTCCTACAG GTTTGTGTTTGCATCAACATTGTGAGCTTCATTTACGCTGGAATTGGAATAATACTGTATTCTGTGGATCTGTCATTTTGGAATTCCTATACCACCTCTACAGCGTTAAAT CTGACCACTGCAGAGATCAAGGGTCTTATGTGTATGCTGGCTGTGCTGGAGCTGTGCATTACAGCAGCCCTACTGAAGTCCAGATTGGCAACAACACCAACATCGCCAGAGAATG ATTGA
- the LOC121306105 gene encoding zinc finger protein 45-like isoform X1, which translates to MPAMSERVLDRYRVRRLAEAESKACKVDRVRRRRMVNLAAEMERWRELKRQKNLPSDAAVAKFLLDAYMSIERQQHASLTGSSLEGAGKIAAAEHIEDEEPDELGAVCLGEEPARPPELGAVFLGEESARPPELGAVCLGEEPARPPELGAVFLGEESARPPELGAVFLGEESARPPELGAVFLGEESARPPELEAVCLGEEPARPPELGAVCLGEEPARPPELGAVCLGEEPARPPELGAVCLGARPPELGAVHLGEEMEKHTGPQARSTEQKPRQSLRTEDGRRPYPCFLCEKSFWAPGKLQTHHRVHSGETPYLCAVCGKSFSQAGSLKRHEHVHTGETHLEKHNGQKSRQSLRTEVGRRPYPCSLCEKSFWAPGKLQTHHRVHSGETPYLCAVCGKSFSQAGTLKRHERVHTGETPHHCPECGRGFKYGGDLNRHKRTHTGEKPNLCPECGRGFSEAGSLKAHRRIHSGEKPYQCKVCAKHFRFLINLHTHQRRHTCRPPRIR; encoded by the exons ATGCCAGCCATGTCTGAGAGGGTACTGGATAGATACCGCGTCCGGAGGCTCGCAGAGGCTGAATCCAAGGCCTGCAAAGTGGACCGAGTTCGGCGCAGAAGGATGGTGAACCTGGCCGCGGAGATGGAGCGCTGGAGGGAACTGAAACGGCAGAAGAACCTGCCCTCTGACGCGGCTGTAGCAAAGTTCCTGTTGGATGCGTACAT gtctATCGAAAGACAGCAACATGCTTCTCTGACTGGAAGCTCTTTAGAAG GTGCTGGCAAGATAGCTGCTGCTGAGCACATTGAAGATGAGGAGCCGGACGAGCTGGGGGCTGTGTGTCTGGGAGAGGAGCCTGCACGGCCTCCCGAGCTGGGCGCTGTGTTTCTGGGAGAGGAGTCTGCGCGGCCTCCCGAGCTGGGCGCTGTGTGTCTGGGAGAGGAGCCTGCGCGGCCTCCCGAGCTGGGCGCTGTGTTTCTGGGAGAGGAGTCTGCGCGGCCTCCCGAGCTGGGCGCTGTGTTTCTGGGAGAGGAGTCTGCGCGGCCTCCCGAGCTGGGCGCTGTGTTTCTGGGAGAGGAGTCTGCGCGGCCTCCCGAGCTGgaggctgtgtgtctgggagaGGAGCCTGCACGGCCTCCCGAGCTGGGCGCTGTGTGTCTGGGAGAGGAGCCTGCACGGCCTCCCGAGCTGGGCGCTGTGTGTCTGGGAGAGGAGCCTGCACGGCCTCCCGAGCTGGGCGCTGTGTGTCTGGGTGCACGGCCTCCCGAGCTGGGGGCTGTGCATCTGGGAGAGGAAATGGAAAAACACACTGGGCCTCAGGCTCGCAGCACTGAGCAGAAACCACGCCAGTCGCTGAGAACTGAAGACGGGCGTCGCCCTTACCCCTGCTTTCTGTGTGAGAAGAGCTTCTGGGCTCCAGGAAAACTCCAAACCCATCACAGAGTCCACAGCGGGGAAACCCCTTACCTCTGTGCTgtctgtgggaagagtttcagccAGGCAGGGTCTTTGAAGAGGCACGAACACGTGCACACAGGAGAGACGCACCTGGAAAAACACAATGGGCAGAAATCTCGCCAGTCACTTAGAACTGAAGTTGGGCGTCGCCCTTACCCTTGCTCTCTGTGTGAGAAGAGCTTCTGGGCTCCGGGAAAACTCCAAACCCATCACAGAGTCCACAGCGGGGAAACCCCTTACCTCTGTGCTgtctgtgggaagagtttcagccAGGCAGGGACCTTGAAGAGGCACGAGCGAGTGCACACAGGAGAGACGCCGCATCACTGTCCTGAGTGTGGGAGGGGCTTCAAGTACGGCGGGGACCTGAATAGGCACAAGCGCacccacacaggagagaagcccaACCTCTGCCCTGAGTGTGGGAGGGGCTTCAGCGAGGCGGGGAGTCTGAAGGCACACCGCCGCATTCACTCTGGGGAGAAGCCGTACCAGTGCAAGGTGTGTGCGAAGCACTTCCGCTTCCTAATCAACCTCCACACGCACCAGAGAAGACACACATGCCGCCCTCCACGGATTCGTTGA
- the LOC121306105 gene encoding zinc finger protein 45-like isoform X2: MRTCAGKIAAAEHIEDEEPDELGAVCLGEEPARPPELGAVFLGEESARPPELGAVCLGEEPARPPELGAVFLGEESARPPELGAVFLGEESARPPELGAVFLGEESARPPELEAVCLGEEPARPPELGAVCLGEEPARPPELGAVCLGEEPARPPELGAVCLGARPPELGAVHLGEEMEKHTGPQARSTEQKPRQSLRTEDGRRPYPCFLCEKSFWAPGKLQTHHRVHSGETPYLCAVCGKSFSQAGSLKRHEHVHTGETHLEKHNGQKSRQSLRTEVGRRPYPCSLCEKSFWAPGKLQTHHRVHSGETPYLCAVCGKSFSQAGTLKRHERVHTGETPHHCPECGRGFKYGGDLNRHKRTHTGEKPNLCPECGRGFSEAGSLKAHRRIHSGEKPYQCKVCAKHFRFLINLHTHQRRHTCRPPRIR, from the exons ATGCGTACAT GTGCTGGCAAGATAGCTGCTGCTGAGCACATTGAAGATGAGGAGCCGGACGAGCTGGGGGCTGTGTGTCTGGGAGAGGAGCCTGCACGGCCTCCCGAGCTGGGCGCTGTGTTTCTGGGAGAGGAGTCTGCGCGGCCTCCCGAGCTGGGCGCTGTGTGTCTGGGAGAGGAGCCTGCGCGGCCTCCCGAGCTGGGCGCTGTGTTTCTGGGAGAGGAGTCTGCGCGGCCTCCCGAGCTGGGCGCTGTGTTTCTGGGAGAGGAGTCTGCGCGGCCTCCCGAGCTGGGCGCTGTGTTTCTGGGAGAGGAGTCTGCGCGGCCTCCCGAGCTGgaggctgtgtgtctgggagaGGAGCCTGCACGGCCTCCCGAGCTGGGCGCTGTGTGTCTGGGAGAGGAGCCTGCACGGCCTCCCGAGCTGGGCGCTGTGTGTCTGGGAGAGGAGCCTGCACGGCCTCCCGAGCTGGGCGCTGTGTGTCTGGGTGCACGGCCTCCCGAGCTGGGGGCTGTGCATCTGGGAGAGGAAATGGAAAAACACACTGGGCCTCAGGCTCGCAGCACTGAGCAGAAACCACGCCAGTCGCTGAGAACTGAAGACGGGCGTCGCCCTTACCCCTGCTTTCTGTGTGAGAAGAGCTTCTGGGCTCCAGGAAAACTCCAAACCCATCACAGAGTCCACAGCGGGGAAACCCCTTACCTCTGTGCTgtctgtgggaagagtttcagccAGGCAGGGTCTTTGAAGAGGCACGAACACGTGCACACAGGAGAGACGCACCTGGAAAAACACAATGGGCAGAAATCTCGCCAGTCACTTAGAACTGAAGTTGGGCGTCGCCCTTACCCTTGCTCTCTGTGTGAGAAGAGCTTCTGGGCTCCGGGAAAACTCCAAACCCATCACAGAGTCCACAGCGGGGAAACCCCTTACCTCTGTGCTgtctgtgggaagagtttcagccAGGCAGGGACCTTGAAGAGGCACGAGCGAGTGCACACAGGAGAGACGCCGCATCACTGTCCTGAGTGTGGGAGGGGCTTCAAGTACGGCGGGGACCTGAATAGGCACAAGCGCacccacacaggagagaagcccaACCTCTGCCCTGAGTGTGGGAGGGGCTTCAGCGAGGCGGGGAGTCTGAAGGCACACCGCCGCATTCACTCTGGGGAGAAGCCGTACCAGTGCAAGGTGTGTGCGAAGCACTTCCGCTTCCTAATCAACCTCCACACGCACCAGAGAAGACACACATGCCGCCCTCCACGGATTCGTTGA
- the LOC121306114 gene encoding membrane-spanning 4-domains subfamily A member 4D-like isoform X2 — translation MSSTVQTTISLRPLPADHMARPVLCKIHIKKAVKNDDDDDDKDYIFKMFLKREPKTLGAVQIMIAIVTIGCGVILMLSPPSLVMITRIPFGTSLMFLFSGALSIAVERFRKVLQVCVCINIVSFIYAGIGIILYSVDLSFWNSYTTSTALNLTTAEIKGLMCMLAVLELCITAALLKSRLATTPTSPEND, via the exons ATGTCTTCCACGGTTCAGACCACTATCAGCTTGCGCCCTCTTCCAGCGGATCACATGGCCCGGCCTGTCTTGTGCAAAATTCACATAAAGAAAGCTGTgaagaatgatgatgatgatgatgataaagaTTACATTTTCAAGATGTTTCTGAAACGGGAACCGAAAACTTTGGGG GCGGTTCAGATAATGATCGCGATTGTGACCATTGGATGTGGAGTGATCCTGATGCTGTCTCCCCCTTCTTTGGTCATGATTACAAGAATTCCCTTTGGGACCAGCTTAATG tttttgttttccGGCGCCTTGTCCATTGCTGTTGAAAGATTTCGAAAAGTCCTACAG GTTTGTGTTTGCATCAACATTGTGAGCTTCATTTACGCTGGAATTGGAATAATACTGTATTCTGTGGATCTGTCATTTTGGAATTCCTATACCACCTCTACAGCGTTAAAT CTGACCACTGCAGAGATCAAGGGTCTTATGTGTATGCTGGCTGTGCTGGAGCTGTGCATTACAGCAGCCCTACTGAAGTCCAGATTGGCAACAACACCAACATCGCCAGAGAATG ATTGA
- the LOC121306092 gene encoding disks large-associated protein 5-like, with amino-acid sequence MSIERAVLQVFCLSPSCVLAVPQPALTRAPVTRASKPSAAPVTVKTRSSHRAATAKGQAKETELKKKPVKDPQVTEESRTVPVPEVEEHAPEICLQTSEERETPASAPAEKSSMPVESKQPPSFAPDNYVFQPPAWITAHRLTPMSPCSASAFLRPTFHWSPVQRGKSGSCQPTAVTDLRNEVHFPKPDCKAPEPSNSRAPPEETPDSERLDAALRSPDNSLHSSKSENLAPSPTAEAGNTIPDTFSPRKDDQEMVDCLLKVDQDMQTSSKEDPAFGSSPRKDDQEMMFSPMKDEQGVLGSPRKLGVASLKVDQEVACSPRKGDQDMEVSSPSKTDHQKMPSPRKDDQEMAGDHSVVCCPHNKDDHTLEETSSKVDQALSSPNKDDRTQAISPSRESQAGSASSSQQDQSVPVPGGERDALSSASRGMQEQPAEPPHDVPYFRGAMKEEAERLTLLSEQWQPRTEEAEIPEEIRDLMRTTVGQARLLMAERFKQFAGLVDDCEFKRGEKETTCTDLEGFWDMIYFQVEDVNKKFTNLTELQESGWQQISHFQPRAKKAVKKKAAPPSRAGKAEGSSVTAARSRLAAVKAAMKARKQEAELQRKVEEEDPKQTVPVVVFDAGFFKVESPAKLQPGKRISRCCTTPLRAVSVEGPNSSSRTTGSPLHSVFQTPKRPCSPPALSPPCSPDHTQEMNHSAHPRVAAQEVLSTSPNTETEFQVLDFEKYLQPMARLSESPATCLAPWDSVACLGDAMEMSSPGLQLQDVEMDSPVPPTQLEETGHTHTVHTPCNDVIKNMMDTVAPISSPQVAAFLPFTPMITNPVRQSLALQDLMMFTPPSS; translated from the exons atgag TATTGAGAGGGCTGTTTTACAGGTATTCTGTCTTTCCCCTTCCTGTGTCCTGGCAGTGCCTCAGCCAGCCTTGACCCGAGCTCCCGTCACTAGAGCCTCCAAACCCAGTGCCGCTCCTGTGACCGTGAAGACCAGGTCCTCGCACCGAGCGGCCACAG CTAAAGGGCAGGCGAAAGAGACAGAGCTGaaaaagaagccagtgaaagaTCCACAAGTTACAGAAGAG AGTCGCACGGTTCCTGTGCCGGAGGTGGAAGAACATGCCCCCGAGATCTGCCTTCAGACTTCAGAGGAAAGAGAAACGCCAGCCAGCGCGCCAGCAGAGAAGAGCTCCATGCCAGTGGAGAGCAAGCAGCCCCCCTCCTTTGCCCCTGACAACTACGTGTTCCAGCCGCCAGCGTGGATCACTGCACACCGCCTGACTCCCATGAGCCCATGCAGCGCCAGTGCCTTCCTGAGGCCCACCTTCCACTGGAGCCCAGTGCAGAGGGGCAAGAG TGGCAGCTGCCAACCTACTGCAGTCACTGACTTGAGGAACGAAGTGCATTTCCCCAAGCCTGACTGCAAGGCACCTGAGCCTTCCAACTCCAGAGCTCCCCCTGAGGAGACCCCTGACAGTGAGCGCCTTGATGCTGCCCTGCGGTCTCCAGATAACAGTCTGCATTCTTCTAAGAGTGAGAATCTCGCTCCCAGTCCCACAGCAGAGGCTGGGAATACTATTCCGGACACATTTTCTCCCAGAAAAGATGACCAGGAGATGGTAGATTGTCTCCTGAAAGTTGATCAAGATATGCAGACTTCAAGTAAGGAGGATCCGGCATTTGGAAGTTCGCCCAGGAAAGATGACCAGGAGATGATGTTTTCTCCCATGAAGGATGAACAAGGAGTTCTGGGCTCTCCAAGGAAATTGGGAGTTGCTTCCCTGAAAGTTGACCAAGAGGTGGCATGTTCTCCCAGGAAAGGTGATCAAGACATGGAGGTGTCTTCTCCGAGCAAAACTGACCACCAGAAGATGCCTTCTCCAAGGAAAGATGACCAAGAAATGGCAGGTGACCATTCAGTTGTGTGTTGTCCCCATAATAAAGATGACCATACATTGGAAGAGACTTCCAGTAAGGTTGACCAAGCCCTAAGTTCTCCCAATAAAGATGACCGAACACAAGCCATTTCTCCCAGTAGAGAGAGCCAGGCAGGGTCTGCTTCTTCCAGTCAACAGGATCAGTCTGTTCCGGTCCCAGGAGGAGAGCGTGACGCCCTGAGCTCTGCTTCCAGGGGAATGCAGGAACAGCCTGCTGAGCCACCACACGATGTGCCCTATTTCAG GGGTGCTATGAAGGAGGAGGCGGAGAGATTGACTCTCCTCTCTGAACAGTGGCAGCCCAGGACTGAGGAGGCAGAGATTCCTGAGGAGA TTCGAGACCTGATGAGGACCACAGTGGGACAGGCGCGGCTGCTGATGGCTGAACGGTTCAAGCAGTTTGCTGGGCTGGTTGACGACTGCGAGTTcaagaggggagagaaggagacgACGTGCACCGATCTGGAGGGATTCTGGGATATGATCTACTTCCAA GTGGAAGATGTCAATAAGAAGTTTACCAACCTGACTGAACTGCAGGAGAGCGGGTGGCAGCAGATCAGCCACTTCCAGCCCAGAGCCAAGAAGGCTGTCAAG AAGAAGGCAGCGCCCCCCTCGAGAGCTGGGAAGGCAGAGGGCTCGAGTGTCACGGCTGCAAGGAGCAGACTGGCCGCAGTGAAGGCAGCGATGAAGGCTCGGAAACAAGAGGCGGAGCTCCAGAGAAAGGTGGAAGAGGAGGACCCCAAGCAGACCGTGCCCGTCGTTGTGTTTGATGCCGGATTCTTTAAAGTGGAGAGTCCTGCCAAACTGCAGCCAG gGAAGAGAATCTCAAGATGCTGTACCACTCCTCTGCGCGCTGTTTCCGTTGAGGGGCCCAACTCCTCCTCCAGGACCACTGGCTCTCCCTTACACAGCGTGTTCCAGACCCCCAAGAGACCCTGCTCTCCCCCAGCCCTTAGCCCCCCGTGCTCTCCTGACCACACACAAGAGATGAACCACAG TGCTCACCCCAGAGTTGCTGCACAAGAAGTGTTATCCACGTCACCCAATACAGAAACT GAGTTCCAGGTGCTTGACTTTGAGAAGTACCTGCAGCCCATGGCGAGGTTATCGGAATCCCCTGCTACCTGCCTTGCCCCCTGGGACAGTGTGGCCTGCCTGGGGGACGCCATGGAGATGTCCTCTCCAGGACTTCAACTGCAGGACGTGGAGATGGACAGCCCTGTGCCCCCCACACAGCTAGAGGAGACGGGACACACCCACACAG TTCATACACCCTGCAATGATGTCATTAAGAACATGATGGACACTGTTGCCCCCATTTCTTCT cCCCAAGTTGCTGCGTTTCTACCCTTCACACCTATGATCACAAACCCCGTCCGCCAGTCACTCGCACTGCAGGACCTTATGATGTTTACCCCTCCCAGCAGCTAG